A genomic region of Pseudomonas sp. KU43P contains the following coding sequences:
- a CDS encoding histone deacetylase, which translates to MPLPLIYHDDYSPEFPPEHRFPMDKFRLLRDHLVDSGLTSDQALLRPEICPNDILALAHDRGYIERYMGGELSREDQRRLGLPWSEALARRTVRAVGGSLLTAEMALQHGLACHLAGGTHHAHYDHPAGFCIFNDLAVISRYLIEAGRVHRVLIFDCDVHQGDGTARILQDTPDAITVSLHCEQNFPARKAHSDWDIPLPRGMGDAAYLKVVEDALNYLLPLYQPDLVLYDAGVDVHKDDALGYLQLTDAGLAARDERVMRHCLGRDIPVVGVIGGGYSKDRVALARRHGILHHTAAKVIGC; encoded by the coding sequence ATGCCATTGCCGCTTATCTACCACGACGACTACAGCCCGGAGTTCCCCCCCGAGCACCGCTTCCCCATGGACAAGTTCCGCCTGCTGCGCGACCACCTGGTCGACAGCGGGCTGACCAGCGATCAGGCGTTGCTGCGCCCGGAGATCTGCCCCAACGACATCCTCGCCTTGGCCCACGACCGTGGCTACATCGAGCGCTACATGGGTGGCGAGCTGAGCCGCGAGGACCAGCGCCGCCTCGGCCTGCCCTGGAGCGAGGCCCTGGCCCGGCGCACCGTGCGCGCAGTGGGTGGCTCGCTGCTCACCGCCGAAATGGCACTCCAGCATGGCCTGGCCTGCCACCTCGCCGGCGGCACCCACCACGCTCACTACGACCATCCGGCCGGTTTCTGCATCTTCAACGACCTGGCGGTGATCAGCCGCTACCTGATCGAAGCCGGCCGTGTGCATCGGGTGCTGATCTTCGACTGCGATGTGCACCAGGGCGACGGCACCGCACGCATCCTCCAGGACACCCCGGACGCCATCACAGTGTCGTTGCACTGCGAACAGAACTTCCCAGCGCGCAAGGCCCACAGCGACTGGGATATCCCGCTGCCCCGCGGCATGGGCGATGCGGCCTACCTGAAGGTGGTGGAAGACGCACTGAACTACCTGCTGCCGCTTTACCAACCAGACCTGGTGCTGTACGACGCCGGCGTAGATGTGCACAAAGACGATGCCCTCGGTTACCTGCAGTTGACCGACGCCGGCCTGGCCGCCCGCGACGAGCGTGTCATGCGCCATTGCCTAGGTCGTGATATCCCTGTGGTCGGTGTGATTGGCGGCGGCTACAGCAAGGACCGCGTAGCCCTTGCCAGGCGCCATGGCATCCTTCATCACACGGCAGCAAAAGTCATCGGTTGTTAA
- the tesB gene encoding acyl-CoA thioesterase II: protein MSHVLDDLVDLLSLESIEENLFRGRSQDLGFRQLYGGQVLGQSLSAASQTVEDARHVHSLHGYFLRPGDASLPVVYSVDRVRDGGSFSTRRVTAIQKGQTIFTCSASFQYDEEGFSHQAQMPEVVGPENLPTEVELARAMADQLPERIRDKVLCAKPIEIRPVTERDPFNPKPGDPVKYAWFRADGTLPDVPALHKYLLAYASDFGLLTTALLPHGKSVWQRDMQIASLDHSLWFHGNLRADEWLLYATDSPWAGNARGFCRGSIYNRAGQLVASSSQEGLIRHRKDWA, encoded by the coding sequence ATGAGTCATGTGTTGGACGACCTGGTCGACCTGTTGAGCCTCGAGTCGATCGAGGAGAACCTGTTCCGTGGGCGCAGCCAGGACCTGGGTTTCCGCCAGCTGTACGGCGGCCAGGTATTGGGCCAGTCGCTGTCAGCCGCCAGCCAGACGGTCGAGGACGCGCGCCATGTGCATTCACTGCACGGTTACTTCCTGCGCCCAGGCGATGCCAGCCTGCCGGTGGTCTACTCGGTCGACCGTGTGCGCGATGGCGGCAGTTTCAGCACCCGTCGAGTAACGGCCATCCAGAAAGGCCAGACCATCTTCACCTGCAGCGCTTCGTTCCAGTACGACGAGGAAGGGTTCTCCCACCAGGCACAGATGCCTGAAGTGGTAGGGCCGGAAAACCTGCCGACCGAAGTGGAACTGGCCCGCGCCATGGCTGACCAACTACCCGAGCGCATCCGCGACAAGGTGCTGTGCGCCAAGCCGATCGAGATTCGCCCGGTTACCGAGCGCGACCCGTTCAACCCCAAGCCCGGCGACCCGGTGAAATATGCCTGGTTCCGTGCCGACGGTACCCTGCCGGACGTACCGGCGCTGCACAAGTACCTGCTGGCCTACGCCTCCGACTTCGGCCTGCTGACCACCGCGCTGCTGCCCCATGGCAAGTCGGTGTGGCAGCGCGACATGCAGATCGCCAGCCTTGACCATTCGCTGTGGTTCCACGGCAACCTGCGCGCTGATGAATGGCTGCTGTACGCCACCGACAGCCCCTGGGCGGGCAATGCCCGTGGCTTCTGCCGTGGCAGCATCTACAACCGCGCCGGGCAACTGGTGGCCTCGTCCAGCCAGGAAGGCCTTATCCGCCATCGCAAGGACTGGGCATGA
- a CDS encoding TIGR03862 family flavoprotein yields MSDLSPASPFRAVVIGAGPAGLMAAEALAQRGLAVEVFDAMPSVGRKFLLAGVGGMNITHSEPYPQFVARYAERQGEIDGLLHDFDAAALRQWIHGLGIDTFVGTSGRVFPTDMKAAPLLRAWLKRLRDSGVVIHTRHRWLGWNTDGSLRIAYPQGELQLKADAVVLALGGGSWARLGSDGAWQRLLADRAVDISVLRPSNCGFEVEGWSALLKDKFAGSPLKNIALSMPGHTPRKGEFILTAQGVEGSLVYAWSAPLREAIDRDGQATLLLDLLPDKPVDKIVQALAKPRGSRSMAKHLQSQLNIDGVKAALLRELTDQPTFADSAALARAIKALPITLVRTRPLDEAISSAGGVRFEGLDEGLMVKGMPGVFCAGEMLDWEAPTGGYLLTACFASGLRAGRAAADWLARPS; encoded by the coding sequence ATGTCCGATTTATCCCCTGCCTCCCCCTTTCGCGCCGTCGTCATCGGCGCTGGCCCCGCCGGTTTGATGGCTGCCGAGGCGCTGGCCCAGCGCGGCCTGGCCGTGGAGGTGTTCGACGCCATGCCGTCGGTGGGCCGCAAGTTCCTGCTGGCCGGCGTGGGCGGCATGAACATCACTCATTCCGAGCCTTATCCACAGTTCGTGGCGCGCTATGCCGAGCGCCAGGGTGAAATCGACGGCTTGCTGCACGACTTCGATGCAGCGGCCCTGCGCCAGTGGATACATGGCCTGGGCATCGACACCTTTGTCGGCACGTCGGGCCGCGTGTTCCCCACCGACATGAAAGCCGCTCCACTGCTTCGCGCCTGGCTCAAGCGCCTGCGCGACAGCGGCGTAGTTATCCACACCCGTCATCGTTGGCTGGGTTGGAATACCGACGGCAGCTTGCGGATTGCTTATCCACAGGGCGAATTGCAGTTGAAGGCTGATGCAGTGGTGCTGGCCCTGGGTGGGGGCAGCTGGGCGAGGTTGGGTTCTGATGGCGCCTGGCAGCGTTTGTTGGCAGATCGGGCTGTGGATATCTCTGTGCTGCGCCCGAGCAACTGCGGGTTTGAAGTGGAAGGCTGGAGTGCGCTGCTGAAGGACAAGTTCGCCGGCTCACCGCTGAAGAACATTGCCCTCAGCATGCCGGGCCATACTCCGCGCAAGGGCGAGTTCATTCTGACAGCCCAGGGCGTCGAAGGCAGCCTGGTGTATGCCTGGTCGGCGCCGCTGCGCGAGGCGATCGACCGTGACGGGCAGGCCACCCTGCTCCTCGACCTGCTGCCAGACAAGCCTGTGGACAAAATTGTCCAGGCGTTGGCGAAGCCGCGAGGATCACGTTCTATGGCCAAGCATCTGCAGAGCCAGTTGAACATCGATGGGGTCAAGGCGGCGCTGCTGCGTGAGCTGACCGATCAGCCGACCTTCGCCGATTCCGCTGCGCTGGCGCGGGCGATCAAGGCACTGCCAATCACGCTGGTGCGTACACGGCCGTTGGATGAGGCGATCAGCAGTGCGGGCGGAGTGCGTTTCGAAGGGTTGGATGAGGGGCTCATGGTCAAGGGCATGCCGGGGGTGTTCTGTGCTGGCGAAATGCTCGATTGGGAAGCCCCGACCGGGGGGTATCTGCTGACTGCGTGTTTTGCCAGTGGGCTGCGCGCGGGGCGGGCTGCGGCGGATTGGCTGGCGCGACCTTCCTGA
- a CDS encoding DEAD/DEAH box helicase, whose protein sequence is MNFAKLGLIEPLLRTLQQLDYTTPTPVQAQAIPAVLAGRDLMAAAQTGTGKTAGFALPVLQRLALEGEKVASNSIRALVLVPTRELAEQVHNNVREYAENLPLSTYAVYGGVSINPQMMRLRRGVDLLVATPGRLLDLFRQNAVKFNQVQTLVLDEADRMLDLGFAEELQSVYAALPRKRQTLLFSATFSEQIRMLAGLALNDPLSIEVSPRNAAATTVKQWLVPVDKKRKADLFCHLLRKQRWKQVLVFAKTRNGVDQLVERLMAEGVNADGIHGDRPQATRQRALDSFKAREIQVLVATDVAARGLDIDDLPLVVNLDLPIVAEDYVHRIGRTGRAGNKGEAISLVCADEVQLLASIETLIRQTLPRHEEPDFIPDHRVPMTDASGQVIKKPKKPKKPKENSAKRGLGRWMDSGDEAPVKSVRKVPSFNTGPKKRKP, encoded by the coding sequence ATGAATTTCGCCAAACTCGGCCTGATCGAACCCTTGCTGCGTACCCTGCAGCAACTGGACTACACCACCCCGACTCCGGTCCAGGCCCAGGCCATCCCCGCCGTACTGGCTGGCCGCGATCTGATGGCCGCGGCCCAGACCGGCACCGGCAAGACCGCCGGCTTCGCTCTGCCGGTGCTGCAACGCCTGGCACTGGAAGGGGAAAAGGTGGCCAGCAACTCGATCCGCGCGTTGGTGTTGGTGCCCACCCGTGAACTGGCCGAGCAGGTGCACAACAACGTGCGCGAGTACGCCGAGAACCTGCCGCTGAGCACTTACGCGGTGTACGGTGGGGTCAGCATCAACCCGCAGATGATGCGCCTGCGCCGTGGCGTCGATCTGCTGGTAGCCACCCCGGGCCGATTGCTCGACCTGTTCCGCCAGAACGCGGTCAAGTTCAACCAGGTGCAAACCCTGGTGCTCGACGAAGCCGACCGCATGCTCGACCTGGGCTTCGCCGAAGAACTGCAGTCGGTGTACGCAGCGCTGCCGCGCAAGCGCCAGACGTTGCTGTTCTCCGCGACCTTCTCCGAGCAGATTCGCATGCTCGCGGGCCTGGCGCTGAATGACCCACTGAGTATCGAAGTCAGCCCGCGCAACGCCGCCGCCACCACCGTCAAGCAGTGGCTGGTGCCTGTGGATAAAAAGCGCAAGGCCGATCTCTTCTGCCACTTGTTGCGCAAGCAGCGCTGGAAGCAGGTGCTGGTGTTCGCCAAGACCCGCAATGGCGTCGACCAGCTTGTAGAACGCCTGATGGCGGAAGGCGTGAACGCCGATGGCATCCACGGCGACCGGCCGCAAGCCACGCGCCAGCGCGCGCTGGACAGCTTCAAGGCCCGAGAAATCCAGGTGCTGGTGGCCACCGACGTGGCTGCCCGTGGTCTGGACATCGATGATCTGCCGCTGGTGGTCAACCTCGACTTGCCGATCGTGGCCGAAGACTACGTGCACCGCATTGGCCGCACTGGCCGCGCCGGCAACAAAGGCGAGGCGATCTCGCTGGTGTGTGCGGATGAGGTGCAACTGCTGGCGTCGATCGAGACCCTGATTCGCCAGACCCTGCCGCGCCATGAAGAGCCCGACTTCATCCCGGACCATCGGGTGCCGATGACCGATGCCAGTGGCCAGGTGATCAAGAAGCCGAAGAAACCAAAGAAGCCGAAAGAAAACAGCGCCAAGCGTGGTCTGGGGCGGTGGATGGACAGTGGCGATGAAGCGCCGGTCAAGTCGGTGCGCAAGGTGCCTAGCTTCAATACCGGGCCGAAAAAGCGCAAGCCTTGA
- a CDS encoding HAD family hydrolase: MKLGEIRNWVFDMDGTLTVAVHDFAAIREALEIPAEHDILTHLAALPAAEAAAKHAWLLEHERDLAIASTAACGAVELVRALAERGCRLGILTRNARELAHVTLEAIGLADCFEVEHVLGRDEAEPKPSPDGLLKIAEAWGVAPNALVMVGDYRFDLDCGRAAGARTVLVNLPDNPWPELVDWHAVDCRALQRMLG, encoded by the coding sequence ATGAAGCTGGGTGAAATCCGCAACTGGGTGTTCGACATGGACGGCACCCTGACCGTGGCGGTACACGATTTTGCCGCCATCCGCGAGGCGCTGGAGATTCCCGCCGAGCACGACATTCTCACCCACCTGGCAGCGCTGCCGGCGGCTGAGGCGGCGGCCAAGCATGCCTGGTTGCTCGAGCACGAACGTGACCTGGCGATTGCCTCCACGGCGGCCTGTGGTGCGGTGGAGCTGGTGCGGGCGTTGGCTGAACGGGGTTGCAGGTTGGGGATCCTGACTCGCAATGCGCGGGAGCTGGCGCATGTGACGCTGGAGGCCATCGGCCTGGCGGACTGCTTCGAGGTGGAGCATGTGCTGGGGCGTGACGAGGCTGAGCCAAAGCCGAGCCCGGACGGTTTGCTGAAAATCGCCGAAGCCTGGGGCGTGGCACCGAACGCGTTGGTGATGGTGGGTGATTACCGCTTCGACCTGGATTGTGGGCGGGCGGCGGGGGCACGCACGGTGCTGGTGAATCTGCCGGATAATCCGTGGCCAGAGCTGGTAGATTGGCATGCGGTGGATTGCCGGGCGTTGCAGCGCATGCTGGGCTGA
- a CDS encoding zinc-dependent alcohol dehydrogenase family protein translates to MTSKAIYVQPGGGYDKVEVGTCEAAAPKAGEITVQLHASSLNYHDFAVVSGMWGPSERRIPMADGAGEVIAVGAGVSEFKVGDNVVSTFFPDWLDGQAQVEGFASVPGDGIDGYARSQVTARATSFTLAPQGYSHAEAATLTTAGLTAWRALMSDDHLKPGDTVLVQGTGGVSIFALQFAKLAGATVIATSSSDAKLERLKALGADHLINYKATPAWGEKVRELTDNRGVDHVIEVGGPATLEQSMIAARIGGHVSLIGILTGVAGQLPLVQALVRQIRLQGVLVGSRAQQQAMVRAIDANGMRPVVDKHFELEQIVDAFRYQESNRHFGKICLTF, encoded by the coding sequence ATGACCAGCAAGGCCATCTATGTACAACCCGGCGGCGGCTACGACAAGGTCGAGGTCGGCACTTGCGAGGCCGCTGCGCCCAAGGCCGGCGAAATCACCGTGCAGCTGCATGCCAGCTCCCTCAACTACCACGACTTCGCCGTCGTGAGCGGCATGTGGGGCCCGAGCGAACGGCGCATCCCCATGGCCGATGGCGCCGGCGAAGTGATCGCGGTGGGTGCCGGCGTCAGTGAGTTCAAGGTCGGCGACAACGTCGTCAGCACCTTCTTCCCCGATTGGCTCGATGGCCAGGCCCAGGTTGAAGGCTTCGCCAGCGTGCCGGGCGATGGTATCGATGGTTATGCCCGCAGCCAGGTCACTGCCCGCGCTACTTCCTTCACCCTGGCACCTCAGGGCTACAGCCATGCCGAGGCCGCCACCCTGACCACCGCCGGCCTTACCGCCTGGCGCGCACTGATGAGCGACGACCACCTCAAGCCCGGTGATACCGTGCTGGTGCAAGGCACCGGCGGCGTCTCGATCTTCGCCCTGCAGTTCGCCAAGCTGGCCGGCGCCACGGTGATCGCCACCTCGTCCAGCGATGCCAAGCTCGAGCGCTTGAAGGCACTGGGCGCCGACCACCTGATCAACTACAAGGCCACGCCGGCCTGGGGCGAGAAAGTGCGCGAACTCACCGACAACCGAGGAGTCGACCATGTGATCGAGGTTGGTGGGCCGGCGACCCTGGAACAATCGATGATCGCGGCCCGGATCGGCGGGCATGTGTCACTGATCGGCATCCTCACCGGTGTTGCCGGGCAGCTGCCATTGGTGCAGGCACTGGTACGGCAGATCCGCTTGCAAGGTGTGCTGGTAGGCAGCCGCGCGCAGCAGCAGGCGATGGTCAGGGCCATCGACGCCAACGGGATGCGACCGGTTGTGGACAAGCATTTCGAGTTGGAACAGATCGTCGACGCGTTCCGCTATCAGGAAAGCAACCGGCATTTCGGCAAGATCTGCCTGACGTTCTGA
- a CDS encoding FadR/GntR family transcriptional regulator encodes MSQPPRPRSHSRAHDLVSTLTQQILLGTFKPGDKLPSENTLVREHAVSRTVVREALSKLQASGLVEPRHGIGTFVMPRPAQAGLRVGAENAASVRDLLELRIGLEGQAAALAATRRTDAHLVRMRQALDDYQDLAAAGDSCIEADRRFHLLIAEATGNLYFSEMMAQLGNGLIPRNRMALAERAGANLARHAYLANLEHEAILNAIRRQDPDAARAAICLHLSNSRDRLLPD; translated from the coding sequence ATGTCTCAGCCCCCTCGCCCACGCAGCCACAGCCGCGCCCATGACCTGGTGTCGACCCTGACCCAGCAGATTCTGTTGGGCACCTTCAAGCCGGGCGACAAACTGCCCTCGGAAAACACCTTGGTACGTGAGCATGCTGTAAGCCGCACGGTGGTGCGCGAAGCCTTGTCGAAGCTGCAAGCTTCAGGTTTGGTGGAGCCCCGCCACGGCATCGGCACCTTCGTGATGCCGCGCCCGGCTCAAGCTGGCCTGCGGGTGGGAGCGGAAAACGCCGCGAGCGTGCGCGACCTGCTGGAACTGCGGATCGGCCTGGAAGGCCAGGCAGCGGCCCTCGCTGCTACGCGCCGCACTGATGCGCACCTGGTACGCATGCGCCAGGCGCTGGACGACTACCAGGACTTGGCCGCTGCTGGCGACAGCTGCATCGAGGCAGACCGGCGCTTCCATCTGCTGATCGCCGAGGCCACGGGCAACCTGTACTTCAGCGAGATGATGGCGCAGTTGGGCAATGGCCTGATCCCGCGAAACCGCATGGCACTGGCCGAACGCGCCGGGGCAAACCTGGCCCGGCATGCATACCTGGCCAACCTTGAGCACGAAGCGATCCTCAATGCCATCCGCCGGCAAGACCCAGACGCGGCGCGGGCGGCGATCTGCCTGCACCTGTCCAACAGCCGGGATCGCTTGTTGCCTGACTAA
- a CDS encoding GNAT family N-acetyltransferase, whose product MTPILELESARLVLRQWHDEDLREFAALCADPHVMRYFPAPLTRLEAAALIGRIRGHFNEYGFGLWALERKDSGAFIGMTGLLNVNFDAPFGPAVEIGWRLACRHWGLGFASEAAWTCLRCAFAQLRLDEVVSFTTEGNLPSQKVMQAIGMLQDVQGSFEHPRLPADHPLRPHVLYRIDRARWEQTQRAE is encoded by the coding sequence ATGACCCCCATCCTGGAACTGGAAAGCGCACGGCTGGTACTGCGCCAATGGCACGACGAAGACCTGCGCGAGTTCGCTGCACTGTGTGCCGACCCCCACGTGATGCGCTACTTTCCGGCCCCCCTGACGCGGCTGGAAGCGGCGGCGCTGATCGGCCGGATACGTGGCCATTTCAATGAATACGGTTTCGGCCTGTGGGCCCTGGAGCGCAAGGACAGTGGCGCCTTCATCGGTATGACCGGTCTGCTCAATGTCAACTTCGACGCGCCCTTCGGGCCGGCCGTGGAGATTGGCTGGCGCCTGGCCTGTCGCCATTGGGGCCTGGGCTTTGCCAGCGAGGCGGCGTGGACCTGCCTGCGTTGTGCTTTCGCCCAATTGCGCCTGGACGAGGTGGTGTCGTTCACTACCGAAGGCAACCTGCCGTCGCAGAAGGTGATGCAGGCCATCGGCATGCTCCAGGACGTGCAGGGCAGCTTCGAACACCCCCGCCTGCCCGCCGACCACCCGCTACGCCCCCACGTGCTGTACCGCATCGACCGCGCGCGTTGGGAGCAGACCCAGCGCGCTGAATAG
- the gudD gene encoding glucarate dehydratase, whose amino-acid sequence MNQQTTPASHTPVVTDLRVIPVAGHDSMLLNLSGAHGPYFTRNVVVLRDSAGNTGLGEVPGGEAIRQTLEDTRNLVIGQPIGHYQRVLNAMRQTFANRDAAGRGLQTFDLRITVHAVTAIESALLDLLGQHLEVPMAALLGEGQQREAVKMLGYLFYIGDRQHTDLAYRNEADADDDWFRLRHEKALTPEAVVRLAEAAKQRYGFSDFKLKGGVLRGEDEMEAVTALAERFPEARITLDPNGAWSLKEAIALCRDKHHVLAYAEDPCGAENGYSGREVMAEFRRATGLPTATNMIATDWRQMGHAIQSQAVDIPLADPHFWTLQGSVRVAQMCNEWGLTWGSHSNNHFDISLAMFTQVAAAAPGEITAIDTHWIWQDGQRLTRDPLRIIDGHVRVPERPGLGVELDEDQLAKAHECYRNMGLGARDDSVAMQFLIPGWTFDNKRPCLVR is encoded by the coding sequence ATGAACCAGCAGACGACTCCCGCTTCTCATACCCCCGTGGTCACCGACCTGCGCGTGATCCCCGTGGCCGGCCACGACAGCATGCTGCTCAACCTCAGTGGCGCCCACGGTCCGTATTTCACCCGTAACGTCGTGGTGCTGCGTGACAGCGCCGGCAACACCGGCCTTGGCGAAGTGCCGGGAGGCGAAGCGATTCGCCAGACCCTGGAAGACACCCGCAACCTTGTAATCGGCCAGCCGATCGGCCATTACCAGCGGGTGCTCAATGCCATGCGCCAGACCTTCGCCAACCGCGATGCGGCCGGTCGTGGCCTGCAGACCTTCGACCTGCGCATCACCGTGCATGCGGTAACGGCCATCGAGTCGGCATTGCTCGATCTGCTCGGCCAACACCTCGAGGTACCGATGGCGGCGCTGCTCGGTGAAGGCCAACAGCGTGAAGCGGTGAAGATGCTCGGCTACCTGTTCTACATCGGTGATCGCCAGCACACCGACCTGGCCTACCGTAACGAGGCCGACGCCGATGACGACTGGTTCCGCCTGCGCCACGAAAAGGCCCTGACCCCAGAGGCCGTGGTACGTCTGGCCGAAGCGGCCAAGCAGCGCTATGGCTTCAGCGACTTCAAGCTCAAAGGCGGCGTGCTGCGTGGCGAAGACGAGATGGAGGCGGTGACGGCCCTGGCCGAGCGCTTCCCCGAAGCACGCATTACCCTGGACCCCAACGGCGCCTGGTCCCTGAAAGAGGCTATCGCCTTGTGCCGTGACAAGCACCACGTGCTGGCCTACGCCGAAGACCCCTGTGGTGCCGAGAATGGCTATTCGGGCCGTGAGGTCATGGCCGAGTTCCGTCGCGCGACCGGGCTGCCGACCGCCACCAACATGATCGCCACCGACTGGCGGCAGATGGGCCATGCGATCCAGTCGCAGGCCGTGGACATCCCCTTGGCCGACCCGCATTTCTGGACCTTGCAGGGCTCGGTGCGAGTGGCGCAGATGTGCAATGAGTGGGGCCTGACCTGGGGCTCGCACTCGAACAACCACTTCGACATTTCGCTGGCGATGTTCACCCAGGTGGCTGCAGCGGCGCCGGGCGAGATCACCGCCATCGACACCCACTGGATCTGGCAGGACGGCCAGCGCCTGACCCGCGACCCGCTGCGCATCATCGATGGTCATGTGCGCGTGCCCGAGCGGCCGGGGCTGGGCGTTGAGCTGGATGAGGACCAACTGGCCAAGGCCCATGAGTGCTACCGCAACATGGGGCTGGGGGCACGGGATGACAGTGTGGCGATGCAGTTTCTGATTCCGGGGTGGACGTTCGACAACAAGCGGCCTTGCCTGGTGCGTTGA
- a CDS encoding MFS transporter, with protein MNDTLDPSARNGGDVLASAVSKVKRHVLPLFVIMFIVNYLDRVNIGFVRPHLESDLGISAAAYGFGAGLFFIGYALFEVPSNMLLQRVGARLWLTRIMFTWGLVATAMAFVQTETQFYVLRFLLGVAEAGFFPGVIYYFTRWLPAAERGKAIAIFLSGSALASLISGPLAGALMQIQGLGMHGWQWMLFIEGMASVTLCFFVFFWLDSKPQDAKWLSKAEQDALVDTIDREQREREAIGTVQPSAWSLLKDRQIVLFCLIYFCIQLTIYAATFWLPSIIKRMGDLSDLQVGFFNSIPWLISILAMYAFAAGSTRWKFQQAWVAGALLIAAIGMFMSTTGGPVFAFVAVCFAAIGFKSASSLFWPIPQGYLDARIAAAVIALINSVGNLGGFVAPTTFGLLEQQTGSIQGGLYGLAVTSVLAAIAVFFIRTRPKGATSPDAKAPSALGQTH; from the coding sequence GTGAATGACACCCTCGATCCGTCTGCCCGGAATGGAGGCGACGTGCTGGCCAGTGCTGTATCCAAGGTCAAGCGCCACGTGCTGCCGCTGTTCGTCATCATGTTCATCGTCAACTACCTCGACCGCGTCAACATCGGTTTCGTCCGCCCGCACCTGGAAAGCGACCTGGGCATCAGCGCTGCAGCCTATGGCTTTGGTGCCGGCCTGTTCTTCATCGGTTACGCACTGTTCGAAGTGCCATCGAACATGCTGCTGCAGCGGGTCGGTGCGCGGCTGTGGCTGACGCGCATCATGTTCACCTGGGGGCTGGTGGCCACCGCCATGGCGTTCGTGCAGACCGAAACCCAGTTTTACGTGCTGCGCTTCCTGCTGGGAGTGGCCGAAGCCGGTTTCTTCCCTGGCGTGATCTACTACTTCACCCGCTGGTTGCCTGCTGCCGAGCGTGGCAAGGCCATTGCCATCTTCCTCAGCGGCTCGGCCCTGGCCTCGCTGATTTCCGGCCCACTGGCCGGGGCGCTGATGCAGATTCAGGGCCTGGGCATGCATGGCTGGCAGTGGATGCTGTTCATCGAGGGCATGGCCTCGGTGACCCTGTGTTTCTTCGTGTTCTTCTGGCTCGACTCCAAACCCCAGGATGCCAAGTGGTTGAGCAAGGCCGAGCAGGACGCGCTGGTCGACACCATCGATCGCGAGCAGCGCGAGCGCGAAGCCATCGGTACCGTGCAGCCTTCGGCCTGGAGCCTGCTCAAGGACCGGCAGATCGTGCTGTTCTGCCTGATCTACTTCTGCATCCAGCTCACCATCTACGCCGCAACGTTCTGGCTGCCGAGCATCATCAAGCGCATGGGCGACCTGAGCGACCTGCAGGTCGGCTTCTTCAACTCGATTCCGTGGCTGATCTCGATTCTGGCCATGTACGCCTTCGCGGCCGGCTCCACTCGCTGGAAGTTCCAGCAGGCGTGGGTTGCGGGTGCCTTGCTGATCGCTGCCATCGGCATGTTCATGTCCACCACTGGCGGGCCGGTGTTTGCCTTCGTTGCCGTGTGCTTTGCCGCCATCGGCTTCAAGTCGGCCTCGTCACTGTTCTGGCCGATCCCCCAGGGCTACCTGGATGCACGCATCGCCGCTGCGGTGATCGCACTGATCAACTCGGTCGGCAACTTGGGTGGCTTCGTGGCGCCGACCACCTTCGGCCTGCTGGAGCAACAGACCGGTTCGATCCAGGGCGGCCTGTATGGCCTGGCCGTGACTTCGGTGCTGGCAGCCATTGCCGTGTTCTTCATCCGCACTCGCCCGAAGGGCGCGACTTCCCCTGACGCCAAGGCGCCTTCGGCGCTGGGCCAGACCCACTGA
- a CDS encoding histidine phosphatase family protein: MQSSNTLGHTAIHARRKRRLSRKALGAALGLCMVVAALGTWLATRTHIVDLGNERQLSDSGLLQDWAEGAVIVMIRHAERCDSAPGPCLDDPTGITVAGSAAATRVGQGLHDLGLANADLISSPKLRTRQTAHFILGQAIASEDWLEKCDNGFAKEALAHKQPGHNLVLVTHNGCIDHFQRDKRVVGGERESGYASALFVSVDANGKTRILGRLNEPDWQRVLASASK; encoded by the coding sequence ATGCAGTCGAGCAACACCCTGGGACACACCGCCATCCACGCCCGCCGCAAGCGGCGTTTGTCACGCAAAGCCCTCGGCGCCGCCCTTGGCCTGTGCATGGTTGTGGCGGCGTTGGGTACCTGGCTGGCGACGAGGACGCACATCGTGGACCTTGGCAACGAACGACAGTTGAGCGACAGCGGCCTGCTGCAGGACTGGGCCGAGGGTGCGGTAATCGTGATGATTCGCCATGCCGAGCGCTGTGACAGCGCACCTGGCCCCTGCCTCGACGACCCCACCGGTATCACCGTGGCCGGCAGCGCCGCTGCCACACGGGTTGGCCAGGGCTTGCACGACCTGGGGCTGGCCAATGCCGACCTGATCAGCAGCCCGAAACTGCGCACCCGGCAGACTGCGCATTTCATTCTTGGCCAGGCGATTGCCAGTGAAGACTGGCTGGAAAAATGTGACAACGGATTCGCCAAGGAGGCCCTGGCGCACAAACAGCCTGGCCACAACCTGGTGCTGGTGACGCACAACGGCTGTATCGACCACTTTCAACGCGACAAACGGGTGGTCGGTGGCGAGCGCGAGAGCGGCTATGCCAGTGCGCTGTTTGTTTCGGTTGATGCCAATGGCAAGACGCGGATTCTTGGCCGGTTGAACGAGCCGGACTGGCAGCGGGTGCTGGCTAGCGCGAGTAAATGA